Proteins encoded within one genomic window of Methanosarcina barkeri str. Wiesmoor:
- a CDS encoding DNA-directed RNA polymerase subunit A', producing the protein MANVPPIPKRISSIKFGLLSPKEIRKMSSTPIITADTYDDDGFPIDMGLMDTRLGVIDPGLRCKTCSGRAGECPGHFGHIELVAPVVHVGFNKVIRKLLRATCRKCSRLLLDPAQKQHFLDQLIGIEEIGHMPDDLINEAYKEASKVKTCPYCNEEQLEIKFEKPTEYLENGEKLTPTEIRDRFENIPDDDIRVIGMDPKNARPEWMILTVLPVPPVTVRPSITLESGQRSEDDLTHKLVDIIRINQRFQENREAGAPQLIIEDLWELLQYHVTTFFDNSVSGIPPARHRSGRPLKTLSQRLKGKEGRFRGSLSGKRVNFSARTVISPDPNLSINEVGVPMPIARILTMPSVVTPRNIEQLKIYVRNGEDIHPGANYVLRPDGRRIKVTNVNKDDLAEKLEFGWTVERQLKDGDIVLFNRQPSLHKMSIMAHSVKVLPNKTFRLNPAVCPPYNADFDGDEMNMHALQTEESRAEAKILMQVQENILSPRFGGPIIGGIHDHISGLFLLTRFENHIYADDAYDMLRKSNIRELPSPAGYDPDGKPYWTGKQIFSQILPKNLNTQFAAQVCSHCDICKKEECPNDAYVVIRDGELIKGTIDEAAIGAFKGKVQDRIIKEIGPEVGARFIDNMTMLAVRAIMRTGLSFGIADEDIPKEARIQINEVLGKAEDAVQNLIKSYQNKELEPLPGRTLDETIEMSIMQKLGKARDETGNIADSHMGLENSAVIMARSGARGSILNLTQMAACVGQQAVRGERIRRGYAGRTLPHFQKGDLGSDAHGFVKASYKSGLNPTEYFFHAIGGREGLVDTAVRTSQSGYLQRRLVNALQDLEVQYDLTVRDTRGVLVQFKFGEDGINPTKSDFSKPDTIHRIVRSVANREVA; encoded by the coding sequence ATGGCAAATGTACCTCCAATTCCGAAAAGAATTTCTTCTATTAAATTCGGCTTACTGTCTCCAAAAGAGATCCGTAAAATGAGTTCAACTCCGATCATCACAGCCGACACTTACGACGATGACGGATTTCCAATTGACATGGGGCTTATGGACACGAGGCTCGGAGTTATTGACCCAGGGCTTCGCTGCAAGACATGTTCAGGGCGAGCAGGTGAATGTCCTGGACACTTCGGGCACATCGAACTTGTCGCCCCGGTAGTCCATGTTGGTTTCAATAAAGTAATCCGAAAACTTCTCAGGGCTACCTGCAGGAAATGCAGCAGGCTACTGCTTGACCCTGCACAGAAACAGCATTTTCTGGACCAGCTTATAGGCATTGAGGAAATCGGACATATGCCCGATGACCTGATTAATGAGGCTTATAAGGAGGCCAGCAAAGTAAAGACCTGCCCTTACTGCAATGAGGAACAGCTGGAAATTAAATTCGAAAAACCCACTGAATATCTCGAAAATGGGGAGAAGCTGACTCCTACCGAGATAAGGGACCGTTTTGAGAATATCCCTGACGACGACATCCGGGTTATCGGGATGGACCCAAAGAATGCAAGGCCTGAATGGATGATACTTACAGTTCTGCCTGTACCACCTGTTACAGTTCGTCCTTCGATTACCCTTGAGTCCGGGCAGCGTAGTGAAGACGACTTGACCCACAAACTCGTAGATATTATCAGAATTAACCAGCGCTTCCAGGAAAACAGGGAAGCTGGTGCTCCTCAGCTCATTATTGAGGACCTCTGGGAACTCCTTCAGTATCACGTTACAACCTTCTTTGACAATTCTGTCTCAGGGATACCTCCTGCAAGGCACAGGTCAGGCAGACCCTTAAAAACCCTTTCCCAGCGTTTAAAGGGCAAGGAAGGACGTTTCAGAGGAAGTCTCTCGGGTAAACGTGTTAACTTCTCGGCTCGTACGGTAATTTCTCCGGATCCAAACTTGAGTATTAATGAAGTAGGGGTTCCTATGCCCATTGCACGGATCCTTACAATGCCCTCGGTGGTAACACCAAGGAATATAGAGCAGCTCAAAATTTACGTGCGCAATGGGGAGGATATACACCCAGGAGCGAACTACGTACTGCGTCCTGACGGCAGGCGTATAAAAGTTACCAATGTAAACAAAGATGACCTTGCCGAAAAACTGGAGTTCGGATGGACAGTTGAACGCCAGTTAAAAGATGGAGATATTGTACTCTTTAACAGACAGCCGTCTCTGCACAAGATGAGTATTATGGCTCATTCTGTGAAGGTGCTTCCGAATAAGACTTTCAGGCTGAATCCTGCTGTATGCCCTCCATATAACGCTGACTTTGATGGGGATGAGATGAACATGCACGCCCTTCAGACCGAAGAGTCCAGGGCTGAGGCAAAGATCTTGATGCAGGTTCAGGAAAACATTCTTTCTCCACGTTTCGGCGGTCCTATTATAGGTGGGATCCATGACCATATTTCAGGACTTTTCCTGCTGACACGTTTTGAGAACCACATCTACGCCGATGACGCTTATGATATGCTCCGGAAGAGCAATATCCGAGAGCTGCCTTCCCCTGCAGGATACGATCCCGATGGAAAGCCCTACTGGACAGGAAAGCAAATCTTCAGCCAGATCTTGCCTAAAAACCTTAATACACAGTTTGCAGCCCAGGTCTGCTCGCACTGTGACATCTGCAAGAAAGAGGAGTGCCCGAACGATGCCTATGTGGTAATCCGGGACGGAGAGCTCATTAAAGGAACGATAGACGAGGCCGCCATCGGAGCATTCAAAGGAAAAGTTCAGGACCGTATTATCAAGGAAATAGGCCCTGAAGTCGGAGCTCGCTTTATAGATAATATGACCATGCTTGCAGTTAGGGCTATTATGCGGACAGGCTTGAGCTTCGGAATTGCTGATGAAGATATTCCGAAAGAAGCCAGGATCCAGATCAATGAAGTCCTCGGCAAAGCTGAAGATGCTGTGCAGAACCTCATCAAGTCTTATCAGAATAAGGAGCTTGAACCTCTTCCTGGAAGAACCCTCGATGAGACAATCGAAATGAGCATCATGCAAAAGCTTGGAAAGGCCAGAGACGAGACAGGTAACATAGCAGACAGCCATATGGGGCTTGAAAACTCGGCAGTTATCATGGCCCGTTCTGGGGCAAGAGGTTCCATCCTGAACCTTACTCAGATGGCAGCCTGTGTTGGTCAGCAGGCCGTGCGTGGAGAACGTATCCGCAGAGGATATGCAGGCAGGACATTACCCCATTTCCAGAAGGGAGACCTTGGTTCGGACGCTCACGGGTTCGTAAAGGCAAGCTACAAGAGCGGACTTAATCCAACTGAATATTTCTTCCATGCAATCGGTGGTAGGGAAGGTCTTGTGGACACTGCGGTCAGGACATCACAATCAGGGTACCTGCAGAGAAGGCTTGTCAATGCGCTCCAGGACCTGGAAGTTCAGTACGACCTCACGGTCAGGGATACCAGAGGTGTGCTCGTGCAGTTTAAATTCGGAGAAGATGGGATTAACCCCACAAAAAGCGATTTCAGCAAACCCGATACAATCCATAGGATTGTCCGTTCTGTAGCAAACCGGGAGGTGGCCTGA